Proteins encoded within one genomic window of Microtus ochrogaster isolate Prairie Vole_2 unplaced genomic scaffold, MicOch1.0 UNK118, whole genome shotgun sequence:
- the LOC101980338 gene encoding LOW QUALITY PROTEIN: spermatogenesis-associated protein 31-like (The sequence of the model RefSeq protein was modified relative to this genomic sequence to represent the inferred CDS: substituted 1 base at 1 genomic stop codon), whose product MENLPSLLXSINATWLSLSSTMDTMDMIFAIVCGLGLYLLLLPFIDSHLSLLPPNIKFTRKPQRQMTWQSRYRKKFGTHSRKDFKAWRESLEKLKEKEKDESFLEEISPGYHLNYLGNMFKSPSTKQDRTILPPFWNLKEKSEQQMTTQKLSYPTILGDNFQEKYNQLFWGLPSLHSESLVATAWIPQASSTLPSPFFLFNVISTAYPVQMRDQMSPVHSCTRPLSYLDLQSPPLILSPPQFQAPAPNQVHPQSPLPAQLPSSLPYTSDYGDYGPSCSQSQSQSQCLPTEIQHTEGHSLTKLESRLPLSLMVQRPQEVYDVLAPNLSQDWAVSILPDNFPISCELREKLEQHIQKWLIQHRWDLPRKIQESLEVMQLQNTVTEPCQTRDKPGPSRSSVSMGNHSKDDHKVRFQIKKESGKNLGPILGNISKDPNRYLEKAPVTLQGTNLLKSERNPVKNLKRDSKTDSTEHINKLKSTLKAHVGTKSEQINQGLIPLNVRRSWLAMNDVFFMSDIQMETKKLASSKTSEKSVNSSQKLTFLDPGTHQALEEHIVRFWVKHRWGLPLKMLKPINLFKLKKFESLPDALCDLPSSTTSISGTSSAVEVVGFLGKPCQTCLREVVIEDSSPSLGSLLLVASPSCKGIKRTLRAFPSGADHEPSQVLPNKSESKHHSETLKHKVMDTPSQSGTVLEKERETQVLLLPRRTSVQNPGAHSYQAKTVSEFPPSVETESASQPQVYTGAVLLPEHPRSTLLPADTLASLGLGDIVMVGGDNSLVQQKSSTPNHQVSPKSQIKVLAASYRGEATKRPSKGNHEGPKLTSVKEKEDKFIRKHQPLPKPTQVPPESPFQKLVSRFLQWIHPKKAIKGQESPPKKGKPTAATAQSPQNQVKKPRVDSNVAEAQELTTAIGQMLEKKMMQQRKLCASKVKQHRETPPPPAPQSSCGHKPVSGSEQRRAPSHPANSSYQWYSTKERHIKSQPSQKNVPFRNEPQAHQNPSPLPRNTTLNLVSSSQNGTIMPTVSSYHLCCPRHCAVRRSIYSQLQNSSLVFTSRKA is encoded by the exons ATGGAGaatcttccctctcttctgtaaAGCATAAACGCCACATGGCTGAGCCTCAGCTCCACAATGGACACAATGGACATGATATTTGCCATTGTGTGTGGACTGGGGCTCTACCTTCTGTTACTTCCCTTCATTGATAGTCATCTGTCTCTACTGCCACCCAATATAAAGTTCACCAGGAAG cctcaAAGGCAGATGACTTGGCAGAGTCGGTACAGGAAAAAGTTTGGGACTCATTCTAGGAAAGATTTCAAAG CTTGGAGAGAAAGCCTggaaaagctgaaagaaaaagaaaaagatgaatcaTTTCTAGAAGAAATTAGCCCAGGATACCATTTGAATTATTTAGGGAACATGTTTAAGTCACCAAGTACTAAGCAAGACAGAACTATCCTGCCACCCTTCTGGAacctgaaagaaaaatcagaacagCAGATGACCACTCAGAAACTATCATATCCCACCATCTTGGGGGACAATTTTCAAGAGAAATACAACCAGCTCTTTTGGGGTCTCCCTTCTCTGCACAGTGAATCTCTAGTGGCCACCGCCTGGATCCCCCAGGCTTCTtctactctcccttctccctttttcttaTTCAATGTCATCTCAACTGCTTATCCAGTTCAAATGCGGGATCAGATGTCTCCAGTGCATTCCTGTACACGTCCTCTGTCCTACCTGGACCTCCAATCTCCACCCTTAATTTTGTCTCCACCCCAATTCCAGGCCCCAGCTCCGAATCAAGTCCATCCTCAGTCCCCTCTCCCAGCCCAACTACCCTCTTCTCTACCCTACACAAGTGATTATGGAGATTATGGACCATCTTGTTCTCAGTCACAAAGTCAGTCACAGTGTCTCCCAACTGAAATACAACACACAGAAGGGCACTCGCTAACAAAACTAGAAAGTAGGCTGCCTTTATCCTTGATGGTCCAGAGACCTCAAGAAGTCTATGATGTTTTGGCCCCCAACCTTTCCCAAGACTGGGCAGTCTCTATCCTTCCTGACAATTTTCCTATCAGCTGTGAGCTCCGAGAGAAACTGGAGCAACACATTCAAAAGTGGCTAATTCAACACCGATGGGACCTTCCTCGTAAGATCCAAGAGTCTCTGGAAGTGATGCAGCTTCAGAACACAGTAACAGAACCTTGTCAAACCAGAGACAAACCAGGCCCCTCACGATCCTCTGTGTCTATGGGCAACCATAGCAAGGATGACCACAAGGTGAGATTccaaataaaaaaggaatctgGAAAAAATTTGGGACCAATTCTTGGAAACATCTCAAAAGATCCAAACAGGTACTTGGAAAAAGCTCCAGTAACATTACAAGGGACAAATCTTTTGAAGTCAGAAAGAAATCCAGTGAAGAACTTGAAGAGAGACTCCAAAACTGACTCAACGGaacacataaacaaattaaaaagcacCCTGAAAGCTCATGTGGGCACAAAGTCAGAGCAAATCAATCAAGGTCTGATCCCTCTGAATGTGCGTCGATCCTGGCTTGCTATGAACGATGTTTTTTTCATGTCTGATATCCAAATGGAAACTAAGAAATTAGCATCCTCTAAGACATCAGAAAAATCCGTGAACTCTTCGCAGAAGCTTACCTTTCTTGATCCAGGCACTCACCAGGCCCTGGAGGAACATATTGTAAGGTTTTGGGTGAAGCACAGGTGGGGTCTACCCCTCAAGATGCTCAAGCCCATAAATCTTTTTAAGTTGAAAAAATTTGAGTCCTTGCCTGATGCACTGTGTGACTTGCCCTCCTCAACCACCTCTATATCTGGGACCAGTTCAGCAGTTGAGGTAGTTGGGTTCCTAGGAAAACCATGTCAGACATGTTTGAGAGAGGTGGTAATTGAGGATTCTTCTCCATCACTAGGGAGTCTTCTCCTTGTTGCCTCTCCTTCCTGTAAGGGTATCAAGAGAACCCTGAGAGCATTTCCATCTGGTGCTGACCATGAGCCTTCACAGGTCCTGCCAAACAAATCAGAGAGCAAGCATCATTCTGAAACTCTCAAACATAAAGTCATGGATACACCATCTCAGAGTGGGACTGtcttagagaaagagagagagacccaagTCCTTTTACTGCCTAGAAGAACCAGTGTCCAAAACCCAGGGGCACACAGTTACCAGGCAAAAACAGTTAGCGAGTTTCCACCAAGTGTGGAGACAGaatcagccagccagccacaggtCTATACCGGTGCTGTGCTCCTTCCTGAACATCCCAGGAGCACACTGCTTCCTGCAGACACTTTGGCTTCCCTTGGGTTAGGTGACATTGTGATGGTAGGAGGGGACAATAGCCTGGTGCAGCAGAAGTCCAGTACTCCAAACCATCAAGTCTCACCAAAGAGCCAAATCAAAGTGTTGGCAGCTAGTTACCGAGGTGAGGCAACTAAAAGACCAAGTAAAGGAAATCATGAAGGGCCCAAGCTCACCAGCGTCAAGGAGAAGGAAGATAAATTTATAAGGAAGCATCAGCCCCTTCCAAAACCCACACAGGTTCCTCCAGAAAGCCCCTTCCAAAAACTTGTGAGCCGCTTTCTTCAGTGGATTCACCCCAAGAAAGCAATAAAAGGGCAGGAATCTCCTCCTAAGAAAGGTAAGCCTACAGCAGCTACTGCCCAGAGTCCACAAAACCAAGTAAAGAAACCACGCGTGGACAGCAATGTTGCTGAGGCCCAGGAACTTACAACAGCCATTGGACAGatgctagaaaagaaaatgatgcagCAACGTAAACTCTGTGCTTCCAAGGTAAAACAGCACCGGGAAACGCCTCCACCCCCTGCCCCTCAGTCTTCCTGTGGCCATAAGCCAGTCTCTGGCTCAGAGCAAAGAAgagcacccagccacccagccaatTCCTCCTACCAATGGTATTCTACAAAGGAGAGGCACATCAAAAGCCAACCATCTCAGAAAAATGTACCATTTAGAAATGAACCACAGGCCCATCAGAATCCCAGCCCCTTGCCCCGTAACACAACTTTGAACCTAGTAAGTTCCTCTCAGAATGGAACAATAATGCCAACTGTTTCAAGTTACCATCTCTGCTGTCCTAGGCACTGTGCTGTCCGAAGAAGTATCTATAGCCAACTACAAAATTCCTCTCTAGTTTTCACTAGTAGAAAAgcataa